One Candidatus Edwardsbacteria bacterium genomic window carries:
- a CDS encoding DUF4388 domain-containing protein has translation MGLEGNLQDFDLSDILQLIQMGKKTGALEVEAGRDAGSIFFNEGAAVHAMATDIRGDEAVNRILRWRQGSFAFKPDVTTDQHSIKSPLQHLVLEAARQIDEWQDIQKLLPSLDLVLAIEENPAAGTEDIKLEPAEWRVLALVDGSRSINQMIKESHMGDFETCKVLYGLVSSGLLKQVAKPKPVEPPPPLKPTPPAAARPQPKPEAPKPPEPEKKGMLGGLFGKKK, from the coding sequence ATGGGTTTGGAAGGCAATCTACAGGATTTCGATCTATCCGATATTCTGCAACTGATCCAGATGGGCAAAAAGACCGGGGCCCTGGAGGTCGAAGCCGGCAGAGATGCCGGAAGCATTTTCTTCAATGAGGGCGCCGCGGTCCATGCCATGGCAACCGATATCCGGGGAGACGAGGCGGTCAATCGCATACTGCGCTGGCGGCAGGGCTCTTTTGCCTTCAAGCCCGATGTGACCACCGACCAGCACAGCATCAAGTCCCCGCTCCAGCATCTGGTGCTGGAGGCTGCCCGCCAGATAGACGAGTGGCAGGATATTCAGAAGCTGCTTCCCAGCCTGGATCTGGTCCTGGCCATCGAGGAGAACCCGGCGGCCGGGACCGAGGACATCAAGCTGGAGCCGGCCGAATGGCGGGTGCTGGCGCTGGTGGACGGTTCCCGCAGCATCAACCAAATGATCAAAGAAAGCCACATGGGCGACTTCGAGACCTGCAAGGTCCTTTACGGGCTGGTTTCCTCCGGCCTGCTTAAGCAGGTGGCCAAACCCAAGCCGGTCGAGCCGCCCCCGCCGCTGAAACCGACCCCGCCGGCGGCTGCCAGACCCCAGCCCAAACCGGAAGCGCCCAAGCCCCCGGAACCGGAGAAAAAGGGCATGCTGGGGGGCCTTTTCGGCAAAAAAAAATAG
- a CDS encoding DUF748 domain-containing protein — translation MNYSGHPDDRPRQPEAENSRGHKLRRLMTYAGYGLGGAVLAGAALLLIFNGALLNGYGKRKLEHNYAATHPGSTLRIGKLYYVVGPNRLVARSVTLSTANSTYKAGRISLTGVRWSQFLLGKSALVDAMANAGLDASKLDMEFLRSRYGIRCKRLQAMAPNSELTAEGIELSPLAGDEEICAANPFRTTRYTVTVPECRISGLDVGEILQGKSYRARSVIFIRPAFDAFAYHEKPSGPFVKSPLMVNQALAAIRLPVRVDSLSITGGWVAYRDRVASGAAPGVLTFTEVDLNAEGITNRGQADDSIVLRAQGKMMDAGLLKMTLAIPAASTDLSFKCSGSLGAMDLTRLGPFLSIVEHYDISSGRVERAEFEIDVASGRARGRVRANFSDLTIAVLDKTTGSQKGLGNRIASFLANQFKIRGTNSPEQSAPMKVGRVSYRRKPGDTFLQVVWYALKSGVLDVIHQ, via the coding sequence ATGAATTATAGTGGCCACCCGGATGACCGACCCCGCCAGCCAGAGGCGGAGAACAGCCGGGGCCATAAGCTGCGCAGGCTGATGACCTATGCGGGCTATGGTCTAGGCGGTGCCGTCTTGGCAGGTGCGGCGCTCCTTCTTATCTTCAATGGAGCGCTGTTGAACGGATATGGGAAAAGGAAGTTGGAGCATAACTATGCCGCAACCCATCCCGGGTCCACACTGCGGATAGGCAAACTGTATTACGTCGTCGGTCCCAACCGCCTGGTGGCCCGATCCGTTACCCTGAGCACGGCCAATTCAACCTATAAGGCCGGGCGGATCTCGCTGACTGGCGTCCGATGGTCGCAGTTCCTTTTGGGAAAGTCTGCTTTGGTCGATGCCATGGCCAACGCCGGCCTGGATGCTTCGAAACTTGATATGGAATTTCTCCGGTCTCGTTATGGGATACGCTGTAAAAGGCTGCAGGCTATGGCGCCTAACTCAGAGTTGACCGCCGAAGGAATTGAGCTTTCGCCTTTGGCCGGGGATGAAGAGATCTGCGCGGCCAACCCTTTTAGGACCACCCGGTACACCGTGACCGTCCCGGAATGCCGGATATCGGGGCTGGACGTCGGGGAAATCCTTCAGGGCAAATCCTACCGGGCCAGGTCGGTCATTTTTATCCGCCCCGCCTTTGACGCTTTTGCCTACCATGAAAAGCCGTCCGGGCCTTTTGTCAAGAGCCCCCTGATGGTGAACCAGGCGCTGGCCGCCATCCGGCTGCCGGTACGGGTCGACAGCCTGAGCATCACCGGCGGCTGGGTGGCCTATCGCGACCGGGTGGCATCCGGAGCCGCGCCCGGAGTGCTGACCTTCACCGAGGTCGATCTGAACGCCGAGGGCATCACCAACCGGGGCCAAGCGGATGATTCCATAGTCCTCCGGGCCCAGGGAAAAATGATGGATGCCGGACTTCTTAAAATGACGCTGGCGATCCCGGCCGCTTCAACAGACCTTTCGTTCAAGTGTTCCGGTTCGCTGGGCGCGATGGACCTGACCCGTCTGGGGCCATTCCTTAGTATTGTGGAGCACTACGACATCAGCTCCGGACGGGTAGAAAGGGCGGAGTTCGAGATCGACGTGGCCTCCGGCCGCGCCCGCGGCAGGGTCAGGGCTAACTTCAGCGACCTGACGATCGCGGTGCTTGACAAAACAACCGGTTCCCAGAAGGGGTTGGGCAACCGCATTGCCTCGTTCCTGGCCAACCAGTTCAAGATCCGGGGCACCAACTCTCCGGAGCAATCAGCTCCGATGAAGGTGGGCCGGGTGAGCTACCGGAGAAAACCAGGGGACACCTTTCTGCAGGTGGTCTGGTATGCCCTGAAAAGCGGTGTTCTGGATGTCATCCATCAGTAA
- a CDS encoding lmo0937 family membrane protein — MLFIIATIMVVLWLLGLVTSHTMGGLVHILLVIAVIAVLIRIIRGNKIL, encoded by the coding sequence ATGCTGTTCATCATCGCCACTATAATGGTAGTTTTGTGGTTGCTGGGGCTGGTCACTTCCCATACCATGGGAGGTTTGGTCCACATTCTTCTGGTCATAGCCGTCATTGCCGTCCTGATAAGGATCATCCGCGGCAACAAAATACTGTAA
- a CDS encoding S8 family serine peptidase: MKKIIIIGTALITLSAAFVAAGQSKLTPSLKKKIAGGKPSDTLLCWVFFGDKGPAKNFPGLNENAVKRRAKIGRELSYGDLPVSRGCLEAIRGTGSEIRVISPWLNAVSVRATARQVALIGGIDKVEKIDQVLTLKKPSEKPAAPGLLPKSATAVDYGSSQAQIQLMKVDQLHKKGYSGRGVRLTIIDTGFDRWHESLLRVKVAAERDFQRVLAGGEPDTITSFEIDQDSSYSQTWHGTGMLSIAGGYKPGSLIGSAYNADFILAKTERYFGGDFRQEEDWFVAAVQWAADSVGADIISSSLGYRHWSDAASYSYGQMDGKTTLSAIILDSAAARGVLVLNSLGNVNTSLTGLTGRPDTCIATPADAEGILSVGGVWATNMQWADPVGSSGERVTGAAAGPASDSIKILPTGRTDSAYIRRIKPEIASSWQNYYAYNEPDDDGNFNRYASSIGTSGATVLTAGLCALLLEAHPSWGPQDVINALKYSGSNKNTVDAFFGVPESLDITLGVYPNHNPGFSGLATDHKYYVSDGATYDLYDVYRLGWGVPDGIAALYHSAPEIVYPEIALPEKDQLLDPYPNPVKASDGGVYLPFYLLQDSYAVTIRVYTLDGRMVRKLELGSLLGSYPISFERDDTQRPAFWDLKDDRGQPVPGGLYIALMTTGWNQSSKKIMVLR; the protein is encoded by the coding sequence ATGAAAAAAATAATTATTATAGGCACCGCCCTGATAACGCTGTCAGCCGCCTTTGTTGCTGCTGGGCAAAGCAAATTGACACCATCCCTGAAAAAAAAGATTGCCGGGGGGAAGCCATCTGATACCTTGCTGTGCTGGGTGTTCTTCGGGGACAAGGGGCCGGCGAAAAATTTTCCGGGGCTTAATGAAAACGCCGTTAAACGGCGGGCCAAGATCGGCCGGGAGCTGTCCTACGGCGATCTGCCGGTCAGCCGCGGATGCCTTGAAGCGATCCGGGGGACCGGGTCGGAGATCCGGGTGATCAGCCCCTGGCTTAACGCGGTCAGCGTAAGGGCCACCGCCCGGCAGGTGGCCCTGATAGGTGGAATTGATAAGGTCGAGAAGATCGACCAGGTGCTTACCCTGAAAAAACCGTCCGAAAAGCCAGCAGCTCCCGGCCTGCTTCCGAAATCAGCCACGGCGGTCGATTACGGCAGTTCCCAGGCCCAGATACAGCTCATGAAAGTGGATCAGCTTCATAAGAAGGGATATTCCGGACGGGGGGTGAGATTGACCATCATCGATACCGGATTCGACCGCTGGCACGAGTCCCTGCTTCGGGTCAAAGTGGCAGCGGAACGTGATTTCCAAAGGGTTCTGGCCGGAGGCGAACCGGATACCATAACTTCCTTTGAGATCGATCAGGATTCGTCCTATAGCCAGACCTGGCATGGCACCGGCATGCTGTCCATCGCCGGCGGATACAAGCCGGGCAGCCTGATCGGCAGCGCTTATAATGCCGATTTCATTCTGGCCAAGACCGAAAGGTACTTTGGCGGCGATTTCCGGCAGGAGGAGGATTGGTTCGTGGCGGCGGTCCAGTGGGCGGCCGACAGCGTGGGCGCCGACATCATCTCCAGTTCGCTGGGCTATAGGCACTGGTCCGACGCCGCCTCATATTCCTATGGCCAGATGGACGGCAAGACCACCCTGAGCGCCATCATCCTTGACAGTGCGGCCGCCCGCGGGGTTTTAGTGCTCAATTCGCTGGGCAATGTCAACACTTCCCTGACCGGCTTAACCGGCCGCCCCGACACCTGCATTGCCACCCCGGCTGATGCTGAGGGAATTTTATCGGTGGGCGGAGTTTGGGCCACCAACATGCAATGGGCCGATCCGGTGGGCTCCAGCGGGGAGAGGGTGACTGGCGCGGCTGCCGGCCCGGCCTCCGACAGCATAAAGATCCTGCCGACCGGCAGGACCGATTCGGCTTATATCAGGCGCATCAAACCCGAGATCGCCTCATCCTGGCAGAATTACTATGCCTACAACGAACCGGATGATGACGGAAATTTCAACCGTTACGCCAGCTCCATCGGCACCTCCGGAGCCACCGTCCTGACGGCCGGATTGTGCGCCCTGCTGCTGGAGGCCCATCCCTCCTGGGGGCCGCAGGATGTCATCAACGCCTTAAAATACAGCGGCAGCAATAAGAACACCGTGGACGCTTTTTTTGGTGTGCCGGAATCATTGGATATTACGCTGGGAGTTTATCCCAATCACAATCCCGGATTTTCCGGCCTTGCCACCGACCATAAGTATTACGTCAGCGACGGCGCAACCTATGATCTTTATGATGTCTACCGCCTGGGTTGGGGGGTCCCGGACGGGATCGCGGCCCTGTATCATTCCGCCCCCGAGATCGTTTACCCGGAAATAGCCTTGCCGGAGAAGGATCAATTGCTTGACCCCTATCCCAACCCGGTCAAAGCCAGCGACGGCGGGGTGTATCTGCCGTTCTATCTGCTTCAGGACTCCTATGCCGTCACCATCAGGGTTTATACCCTGGACGGAAGGATGGTGCGAAAGTTGGAATTGGGAAGCCTTCTGGGGTCTTATCCCATATCGTTCGAACGCGATGACACCCAGAGACCGGCCTTTTGGGACCTGAAGGATGACCGGGGGCAGCCGGTTCCCGGCGGCCTGTACATCGCCCTGATGACCACCGGCTGGAACCAGTCGTCTAAAAAGATCATGGTTTTAAGGTAG
- a CDS encoding sigma 54-interacting transcriptional regulator has translation MKGKTEKQLADDSAAKQALALLKDSETRYRRLFETAQDGILILDALTGRITDVNPFLVAMLGYSHGEFLGKRLWEIGPFKDVPESRRAFLELQKKKFIRYEDLPLETKDGRAIQVEFVSNVYTVDHTRVIQCNIRDITDRKHLELQAQSIIQTAMDGFWITDRQGRFLNVNDAYCKMTGYRRRELLKMNIQDVDAGENKEDTAAHIRKLIETAVPLNPPSATTAARELQKNGRVAAKYRQRHSAKGGAPDYKISHERFETKHRCKNGGIIDIEFSANYTDIDGGRFFVFLRDITRSKQAEAEIKRSEQKLRTIFEAVPCTILIMDDQLTVMSINEAAQHTFGLSETAIVNRRWGDVLRCTHAEETPEGCGSLEICKNCQISNTVLGALAGRATQRVRTNFEFFIDGHIHKRMFSISAAPVEYENRKMAVLTVEDITEVSYLRQRLRIEHSFAGIQGRDEKMVELFDTIRELAESNAPVLILGESGTGKELVASALHNEGPRRQKRFVPVNCGALPDGLLESELFGHCKGSFTGAIRDKKGRFELADGGTIFLDEVGDLSQAMQVKLLRVIQNGSFEPVGSEKTIKVDVRVISATNKDLAQEIKAGRFREDLFYRLSVVPIKMPPLRERLNDIPILAESYLDWSAKESQKEKATLTQEALDILMGYHWPGNVRELQNVLQFALIKCRGKVISPQYLPANIFPADKRSKKRRNRQGKLDSKTVEAALEETQGNKLKAAKLLGVSRATIHRFLTQK, from the coding sequence ATGAAAGGTAAGACGGAAAAACAGCTGGCCGATGATTCGGCGGCCAAGCAGGCTTTAGCACTGCTGAAGGATTCGGAGACCCGCTACCGGCGGCTGTTTGAAACAGCCCAGGACGGGATCCTGATCCTGGACGCCCTGACCGGGCGCATCACCGATGTCAATCCGTTTTTGGTGGCCATGCTGGGTTATTCCCACGGGGAGTTCCTGGGCAAGCGTCTTTGGGAGATCGGCCCTTTCAAGGATGTTCCGGAAAGCCGCCGGGCCTTTCTGGAATTGCAGAAGAAAAAATTCATCCGCTACGAAGACCTGCCTTTGGAGACCAAGGATGGAAGGGCCATCCAGGTGGAATTTGTCAGCAATGTCTATACGGTCGATCACACCAGGGTGATCCAATGCAATATCCGCGACATCACCGACCGCAAGCATCTGGAACTGCAGGCCCAGTCCATAATCCAGACCGCCATGGACGGATTTTGGATCACCGATAGGCAGGGCCGCTTTCTGAACGTCAATGACGCCTATTGTAAAATGACAGGGTACCGCCGCCGGGAACTTTTAAAAATGAACATTCAGGATGTGGACGCCGGCGAAAACAAAGAAGATACCGCCGCTCATATCCGCAAACTAATAGAGACGGCTGTCCCGCTGAATCCCCCCTCAGCCACCACTGCAGCCAGAGAGCTGCAAAAGAACGGCCGGGTCGCCGCCAAATACCGGCAGCGCCACTCGGCCAAGGGGGGGGCGCCGGACTATAAGATAAGCCATGAAAGGTTCGAGACCAAACACCGCTGCAAGAATGGCGGGATCATTGATATCGAGTTCAGCGCCAATTATACGGACATCGACGGAGGACGTTTTTTTGTTTTCCTGCGCGACATCACCAGAAGCAAACAGGCCGAAGCCGAGATCAAGCGGTCGGAGCAGAAGCTCCGCACCATCTTTGAGGCGGTCCCCTGCACCATCCTGATAATGGACGATCAGTTGACCGTAATGTCCATCAACGAGGCAGCCCAGCATACTTTTGGCCTGTCGGAAACCGCCATCGTCAACCGCCGCTGGGGGGACGTGCTGCGGTGCACCCATGCCGAGGAGACCCCCGAGGGCTGCGGGTCCCTGGAAATCTGCAAGAACTGCCAGATCAGCAACACGGTCCTAGGGGCTTTGGCGGGCCGGGCAACCCAGCGGGTCAGGACTAATTTTGAGTTCTTCATCGACGGACACATCCATAAACGGATGTTCTCCATCAGCGCCGCCCCGGTAGAATACGAGAATAGGAAAATGGCGGTGCTGACGGTGGAGGACATCACCGAAGTGTCTTATTTGCGCCAACGGCTGAGGATAGAACATTCCTTTGCGGGCATACAGGGCCGGGATGAAAAAATGGTGGAATTATTCGACACCATCAGGGAACTGGCAGAATCCAACGCCCCGGTCCTGATCCTGGGCGAGAGCGGGACCGGCAAGGAACTGGTGGCCTCGGCCCTGCACAACGAGGGCCCGCGGCGGCAAAAACGGTTTGTGCCGGTAAATTGCGGCGCCCTGCCGGACGGCCTGCTGGAAAGCGAGCTGTTCGGCCATTGCAAAGGGTCCTTCACCGGCGCCATCCGCGATAAAAAAGGCCGGTTTGAACTGGCCGACGGGGGCACCATCTTCCTGGACGAGGTGGGCGATCTGAGCCAGGCCATGCAGGTTAAATTGCTGCGGGTCATCCAGAACGGCTCCTTTGAACCGGTGGGCTCCGAAAAGACGATAAAGGTGGACGTCCGGGTCATCAGCGCCACCAACAAGGACCTGGCCCAGGAGATCAAAGCCGGGCGTTTCCGGGAGGACCTGTTTTACCGCCTCTCGGTGGTGCCGATCAAGATGCCCCCGCTGCGGGAAAGGCTTAACGATATCCCCATTTTGGCCGAGAGCTACCTTGACTGGTCGGCAAAAGAATCACAAAAGGAAAAAGCAACCCTGACCCAGGAGGCACTGGATATTCTGATGGGGTACCATTGGCCCGGCAATGTCAGGGAATTGCAGAACGTCCTGCAATTTGCCTTAATCAAATGCCGGGGCAAGGTCATCTCCCCGCAATACCTGCCGGCAAATATCTTCCCGGCCGATAAACGTTCCAAGAAACGCAGGAACCGCCAGGGAAAACTTGACTCCAAAACAGTGGAAGCGGCCCTGGAAGAAACCCAGGGCAATAAATTAAAGGCCGCCAAACTCCTGGGGGTCAGCCGGGCCACCATCCACCGGTTCCTGACCCAAAAGTGA